One Spodoptera frugiperda isolate SF20-4 chromosome 30, AGI-APGP_CSIRO_Sfru_2.0, whole genome shotgun sequence genomic window carries:
- the LOC118264561 gene encoding uncharacterized protein LOC118264561: MELKSAKKRARSSNWDEEEKRILRQLIMEKIDIIEKKDTTTNTNAKKKAAWQEILSSFNSLNKKPRDMTQIVTQWRNTKGLVKTGESEYRRARQMTGGGPPPPSPPQEDLELIQSLPNEFVIDSNVFDSDSIFIETINQSQSTATEKMVSESGLATTEIAIIVDSEKSTQLSNTPDVEENPILSTPLAATKVEKHTIRRELYKPKHKPKQNNKVTS, from the exons ATGGAATTGAAATCCGCTAAGAAAAGGGCCCGATCTTCAAACTGGGATGAAGAAGAAAAG AGAATCTTAAGACAACTTATAATGgagaaaattgatattatagaaaaaaaagacactactacaaataccaaTGCAAAGAAAAAAGCTGCTTGGCAAGAAATATTGTCTAG ttttaatagCCTTAATAAAAAGCCCAGGGATATGACACAAATTGTCACCCAGTGGCGTAATACAAAAGGCCTAGTTAAAACTGGAGAGTCGGAGTATCGGCGCGCCAGGCAGATGACTGGCGGAGGACCTCCACCACCAAGTCCGCCACAAGAAGATCTCGAACTAATTCAGTCATTGCCTAATGAGTTTGTGATTGACAGTAATGTTTTTGATAGTGATAGcatatttattgaaacaataaatCAG TCACAGTCAACAGCAACTGAAAAGATGGTGTCAGAATCTGGGTTAGCCACCACAGAAATAGCAATTATTGTAGATTCTGAGAAATCAACTCAG TTATCTAATACTCCTGATGTGGaagaaaatccaattttatCAACACCACTAGCAGCAACAAAAGTAGAGAAACACACAATAAGAAGGGAATTATATAAGCCTAAACACAaacctaaacaaaataacaaggtAACATCTTAA
- the LOC118269946 gene encoding uncharacterized protein LOC118269946 isoform X2 — MAGELKRIKRHSYILNAILLFISMIYGAGGLRTTELRITPRVVQRGKNVTMSCQFPPHEYGVYSVKWYKGTQEFYRYSPLDTPQIRLLPVNGIKVDRLRSNETHVFLIRVGANISGNYTCEAIHNSHAYPQYMASARLDVVAVGGLRATDLRISPPVVQRGNDTTLACLYELTDAPLYSVKWYRGRHEFYRYSPTENPTTKIFPFAGINVDLARSNQSQVVLTRVSFGLSGNFSCEVTADAPSFATSIVSNTMEVVALPPSLPVIQTDKHYYGPGDVLHANCTSGPSRPPADLIFLLNDQPHDIDAHQVHPAPEGLFRSEIYSSIQLWPAHYERGAPILRCQAKIGDLYKDDAAVALYSGNSHPKIERVTSPGSAGSLQVCQFLLLLHIIVWANNT, encoded by the exons GAGCTGGCGGCCTTCGTACCACGGAACTACGCATCACGCCGCGGGTCGTACAGCGAGGCAAGAACGTCACAATGTCTTGCCAATTCCCTCCTCACGAGTATGGAGTCTACTCCGTTAAGTGGTACAAGGGAACCCAGGAGTTCTACCGGTACTCTCCACTAGACACACCCCAGATAAGGCTGCTACCAGTCAATGGGATTAAAGTTGAT AGGTTAAGGTCGAATGagacacacgtatttttaattcgGGTAGGCGCGAACATCAGCGGCAACTACACGTGCGAGGCGATACACAACTCACACGCCTACCCTCAGTACATGGCCTCAGCAAGGCTAGATGTTGTTG CTGTAGGAGGTCTTCGAGCAACAGATCTTCGGATATCCCCTCCAGTGGTGCAGAGAGGGAACGACACGACTCTAGCGTGTCTGTACGAGTTGACGGACGCGCCACTATACTCCGTGAAGTGGTACAGAGGGCGCCACGAGTTCTACCGCTACTCTCCCACGGAGAATCCTACTACGAAGATATTTCCCTTCGCTGGGATTAATGTTgat TTGGCGAGGTCCAATCAGAGTCAAGTGGTGCTAACCAGGGTCAGTTTCGGTCTGTCGGGCAACTTCAGCTGCGAGGTGACAGCTGACGCGCCTTCCTTCGCTACCTCTATCGTTTCTAACACTATGGAAGTAGTTG CCCTCCCGCCATCTTTGCCGGTAATACAGACAGACAAGCACTACTACGGCCCTGGCGATGTGCTCCACGCCAACTGCACGTCAGGACCAAGTCGACCACCGGCCGACCTCATCTTCTTACTGAATGACCAACct catgATATAGACGCTCACCAGGTCCACCCAGCGCCGGAGGGACTCTTCCGCTCCGAGATTTACAGCAGTATACAGCTGTGGCCAGCTCACTATGAACGTGGCGCTCCTATACTGCGCTGTCAAGCCAAAATTGGAGACCTTTACAAAGATGATGCAGCAGTTGCATTGTATTCAGGGAATAGCCACCCTAAGATTGAGAGAG TTACATCACCGGGCTCAGCAGGCAGTCTACAAGTGTGCCAATTTTTACTATTACTGCATATAATTGTTTGGGCAAACAACACCTAG
- the LOC126912825 gene encoding putative nuclease HARBI1: protein MDIFDDDNELRTYRDEIEEIRNFRNIDSRRRAKIYNSRSNPMEELSESDFKHRYRFSKGNMVKIINILRNDLSMDSRGGSIPVELQVMAAIRYWGRHEIQEDCAEIHGMSQQTLSRTAKRVAIALASKSSIYIKMPSNLREEIETIRKFETICGFPHITGAIDCTHIKIRKVGGDVGQYYINRKGHYSINTQMVCNADLKICDIVCHWRGSTHDARIWRESSIKRRFEEREFKGKLIGDGGYPCTPYLLTPVLRPRNEAERRYNYSHIRTRNVIERCFGVLKARFPILLEIMRGSFNTIKTTIVACAVLHNLAIEFDDTLSYETPYTDSDEDTEAIEQDSNNLTHITRNIFIENFF from the coding sequence atggatatatttgacgacgataatgaattacgcacataccgtgacgagatagaagaaataagaaatttcagGAATATTGATTCAAGAAGGAgagcaaaaatatataattcaagatCGAACCCAATGGAGGAATTGAGTGAAAGCGACTTCAAGCATCGCTACAGATTCAGCAAAGGAAAtatggtaaaaattataaatatcttaagaaaCGACTTGTCCATGGATAGCCGGGGCGGCAGTATACCTGTGGAGTTGCAAGTAATGGCAGCTATAAGATACTGGGGCCGCCATGAGATTCAAGAAGACTGTGCGGAAATTCATGGCATGAGCCAACAGACTTTATCAAGAACTGCTAAAAGAGTTGCTATTGCATTGGCTTCGAAAAgttccatttatattaaaatgccttcAAATTTAAGAGAAGAGATTGAAACTATTCggaaatttgaaacaatttgtgggtttCCCCATATTACCGGTGCGATAGATTGCacccatattaaaataagaaaagttggAGGAGATGTTGGTCAGTACTATATAAACCGTAAAGGACACTATTCTATTAATACTCAAATGGTGTGTAATGCAGATTTGAAGATCTGTGATATAGTTTGCCACTGGAGGGGTAGTACTCATGATGCAAGAATATGGCGTGAGAGTTCCATTAAAAGGAGATTTGAAGAACGAGAATTTAAAGGAAAACTTATAGGCGATGGTGGATACCCTTGTACCCCATATTTACTGACTCCAGTACTGAGACCCCGCAACGAAGCAGAACGGCGGTACAACTATAGCCACATTCGCACCAGGAACGTAATTGAGAGATGTTTTGGTGTACTTAAGGCAAGGTTTCCGATACTTTTGGAAATAATGAGAGGATCTTTCAATACGATTAAAACGACAATTGTTGCATGTGCAGTATTGCACAATTTAGCAATTGAATTTGATGACACTTTAAGTTATGAAACCCCTTACACAGACAGTGATGAAGACACTGAGGCCATTGAACAGGACTCTAATAATTTGACACACATAaccagaaacatttttattgagaatttcttttaa